Below is a window of Deltaproteobacteria bacterium DNA.
CTCATTAACGATATTTTGGATCTTTCTAAGGTTGAGGCCGGAGTGTTGGCTTTAAATATCACGACTGTAAGAATCGTCGATTGCGCTGCTTACCTGCAGGAATTATTTAGGGGTGTGGCCGAGGAGAAAGGATTAAGTTATTCAGTCGAGGTCGCATCAGATGCGCCCGCCACGATTCAAACCGATGGCAAGCGGCTCGAGCAGATACTAATCAATTTTGTTTCTAACGCCTTCAAGTTTACCGAAAAAGGAACGGTTACCGTGTCCTTCGGCTTACCTGAAGGGGGTAAGTTCTTATTTAATGGAGAAGAGGTGCCAGTAAGTGCGATTGCTATCGCGGTTAGCGATACTGGAATTGGAATTTCAGCGGATAAACAGGATGTAATATTTGAGGCATTCCAGCAAGAAGATGGTTCGATCAGTCGCAGGTATGGCGGAACCGGACTGGGGCTTAGCATTTCGCGCGAACTAGCGGCTCTCTTAGGCGGAGAGGTGAGAGTGAGCAGCATTAAGGGGCGTGGCAGCACGTTTGCGCTCTATTTGCCAGTAGCGGCAAGCGCCATTATTAGTAGTGATAGCAGGTATCTTTCTAGCAATGCGATTTCTAGCGGCGATGACCTACTCGCTGCTGAGCGCAATGTGAGCAGCGGTTTAGCTGTCTCTCGGCAGCATGACAAATGGAAGGAGTTACGAGATAGAAGAGTACTAATCGTCGATAACGATATGCGAAATGCTTTTGTGTTGTCGAGAGAACTAGCCAGGGCTGGCCTAGATGTCAGTATGGCAAGTAGTGGCGAAATGGCGCTTGAAAAATTGGTCAAGGAGAATGTATTCGAGTTGATATTATTAGATACTTCTCTAGCGACGGCTGATGGGCAGGATCTGATGAAGCGCATCCGACAAATACGGGACTACGGTTCCATACCTATTGTAGGAATTAGCCATGAGGCGGCGTTTAACTCCGACAGTGAAGAGATATGTTCGTCGTTTGCAGTTACCTGCATGGCGCCACCGATAATGGTTGATGAGCTGCTAGAGTATTTTAGTGAAGCTCTTAATGCGACGACGGTAGGTTCAATAGCAGATGAGAGCGAAACATGAGAGAGATGACACCTAGAATATTAGTTGTAGATGATACTCCCGAAAATCTGTATGTGATGCGGCGGATATTGGAGCCTCTTGGCGTTCATATTGTTGAGGCAGGTTCCGGGGAGGAGGCTTTGGCACGCCTATTGGAGGATAGGTTTGCGGTTGTCTTGATGGATGTGCAAATGCCCGAGATGGATGGGTTTGAGACGGCTTCTCTCATACTTGATAATCCAAAAACTTCTTGTGTGCCAATAGTATTCGTAACAGCATTAAACACGACCGCTGGGTTTGTTAGTCGGGGATACGAATCTGGGGCAGTTGATTACTTGTTGAAGCCGTTAGATGAAAACATCGTTAGGTCAAAGGTAAGAGTCTTTTTAAAGCTCTTTAGTCAGCAGTTTTCCTTAGAATCTGCCAAGCGCGAGCTGGTTAGATCAAATCGCGAACTTGAGGAGTTTGCGCTAATCGTTTCCCACGATTTAAAAGCGCCGCTACGCCATATTGGCTCGTATATCGACAACGTTTTAGAGGATGAGGGGGACAGTATTGGTGCACAGAGTAAAGAGTATTTAAAAAAGGCGCAGAATTCCTGCTCTAGCCTTTCTCGAATGCTTGACGGTTTGCGAGAATACGCAGTTCTAAATGCCAAACCTCCTGCCTTCGCTACAGTGAAATTAGAAGGAGTATTACAGAGAGTTATTGACGACGTGCGAGAAAATATCAATGAAGCCAACGCTGTGATTAATTTGGATATTAAAAGCGACGTCTATGGGGAGGAGGATCAAATTTATTTGGTGTTTCTCAATCTAATCTCCAATGCCCTAAAATATCGCAAGGAGAGCGTTAGGCCACATATCTCTGTTGTGTCCGAGATATGTCATGATTCGTCTCTGCTGGATATATCAGGCCCACTGT
It encodes the following:
- a CDS encoding response regulator — encoded protein: MREMTPRILVVDDTPENLYVMRRILEPLGVHIVEAGSGEEALARLLEDRFAVVLMDVQMPEMDGFETASLILDNPKTSCVPIVFVTALNTTAGFVSRGYESGAVDYLLKPLDENIVRSKVRVFLKLFSQQFSLESAKRELVRSNRELEEFALIVSHDLKAPLRHIGSYIDNVLEDEGDSIGAQSKEYLKKAQNSCSSLSRMLDGLREYAVLNAKPPAFATVKLEGVLQRVIDDVRENINEANAVINLDIKSDVYGEEDQIYLVFLNLISNALKYRKESVRPHISVVSEICHDSSLLDISGPLCKITVSDNGIGFEGKYAESIFKPFKRLVSKSQFDGTGIGLSTVFKIIKRHRGSIVANSAPGEGATFCIALPID